TAAACACGCAAGTGTTGAAGTTTCCCCGATTGAACCAGGGATGGTTCCCATAAAGCAATCCCACCATGAGTATTTGGCCATGACTGCTGTTATGCCTCCCCCTGAAGCAAGGGCCAGTGGAGTTGCTCCTGAATACCCATCAACTGCAACCCATGCTGCGTTTCCGGAGATATGAGCGGGATAGGCAAAAAACAGGAACGCACGGGCCAGAAGTGCCGGGTTAAGGATATTCTTACCAGTGCCTCCGAATATTTCTTTACCGATAACCACACCGAAGCTTGTAGCGAGAGCCACCTGCCATAGCGGAATCTGAGGTGGAAGAATAAGCGGAATGAGTGATCCCGTAACGAGGAATCCTTCGTTTATTTCATGTTTGCGGACAACTGCAAAAAGCGTTTCCCAAAAACCGCCTACGATGTTGCAGACAATATAGATCGGGAAAAAGTAGAGTGCACCTAAAATGATATTAGCTCCAAAGTTTTCCGGATTAGCCGAAAGACCCAAAAGCTTCATCACCCCCCATTGCCAGCCTGTTCCAGCTTCAAGTCCCAGGGCTGAAAGTGCAGTGTTGGCTTGATATCCCGTATTCCACATTGCCATATAAAAACAAGGTATAAGAGCGAAAACCACGGTGATCATGACTCGTTTTAGATCAATAGCATCGCGGACGTGAGGGGCTCCTGAACTTGTTTCACTTGGCGAAAGCAGAAAGGTATCTATCATCTCGTAGATCGGGTAGTACTTTTTGTACTTTCCATCTCCGGTGACAGCATCCTGTATTTTATTAAGTAAAGTTCCCATAATTCTTATCCTTCCTTCTCGATAAGAGTGAGGACTTCACGCAGCATGAACCCGAAATCGTTCTTGCCGCAGTCCACAAAGGACAACAAGGCGAGGTCTTCCTCATCGAGTTCCAAGCAACCGAGTGCCTGAGCTTCATCCGTGTCCATAACAGCCATAGCTCTTACAAGGTACGTCGGCAGGATATCCATCGGCATGACTTCGTCAAATGCTCCCGTGGGGAAAATAGCCCTATGACTTCCGCCTAAGAGCGTATTGAGAGCAAACTTTTTTCCTTTCTTGCAGAATGCTGACAGATATACTGACTTTTCGGAGAACTTGTTTAATCCCAGTCCCATCCATCCCAAAAGTTCGCGCTTGCCTCCTTCGGCAATTGCTGAAATCTGGTTGTGGAAGCGACCAAGATAACCAAGCGGGCCTTCAGCTTTAAAGCCGGAAAGCACTGATCCTGAAACGATACGGACATCGCCTTTAAGGATTTTTCCATCGAGCACTTCGTCTAAGCAAGCGCCCATTCTTGTCTTGAGGATACACGGCCGCTTAACCATAGGGCCGCCAAGGGCGATGAAACGCTCTGTAGCAATCCTACCAGTGGTGAAAAGCTTTCCGATAGCAATGACGTCCTGATAGCCAAGATGCCAAACGGTTTTTTCAGGGCCGACTGGATCAATAAAATGAATGTGAGTCCCAGCCAGACCTGCAGGGTGAGGTCCTGAAAAGAGCTGAGTTTTCACCTCTTGAAGAAGTGGCAGGGCTTTGCCATCTGACGCGCAGACATTGATATCGCCTTCGGTTAGTCTAGTGAGTATGCGAAGACCGTCTTGCCATGCTTCAGATTCCTGCCAGATGATTGGAGTTGGGTCCGCAGCCAGTGGATTGGTATCCATAGCCGTTACAAAAATGGAATGCGGAATAGAATCTATTTCCGGGGTTTTGCTGAAAGGGCGTGTGCGAAGCGAAGTCCACATGCCGGATGTTACGAGGTTATCAACAATTTTTTGGCGATCAAGGCTAAGCAGTTTTTCCGAACTGTATTTTGGAAAATCCACCTCTCCCGCGGTTTCATCGAGTTCAATGACCACAGATTGTAAAACCCGTCGATCACCTCTGTTAATTGCGATGACTTTGCCTGCTCCGGGAGCTGTGAAGACTACGCCTTCAATTTTTTTGTCTTTAAAGATAGCTTGGCCTAGTTTGACCGTATCCCCTACTGCAACGGACATACTCGGTTTCATGCCGACATAGTCGCCACCGAGCACCGCTACAGTCTTAGGAGGACTTTCCTCGAATAGTTCCAACTCAGGTTCACCCGAGATAGGAATGTCGAGTCCTTTCTTGAGTTTTATCATAAAGAGTACACCTTATCCCTATAAGCTTTTACGGACAGTAATTTGGGTGCAACAAGACAACGCGCTTAGGCATTTGCGCCTTAGCGTATCCTGAGAAGGGTGGGTTTAAATCATGACAATTTCCGATGCGCACTTGGGAGGCTCTGGTTTGAGCAGGAAAAGGCACGGAAATTTTTGCGTTGGACTTATTACGTAACTGTTAAACTATAACCCGTCAACCGCTTGTGTAAAATTTCTCAAGAAGTGGTTCAGAAATAGAGTTACCTACTAAAATTATTAAGTATACAATCTTTTACTCATCAGTATAAACGTTGGGAGAAGGCATAATCCGCTGAAAAGTGCGCTTAGTTCAAACGCGTCAGCTATGCTTCCATTTTCGGCTGCGAATCCTGCGAGGCTTGGCCCGAGAACAAATCCTAAGTTGGCTGTTCCGAGAAAGATTCCCATGACGGCCCCTTTCGCAGCCCCCATATCAGCAGCCAGAGACATTGAAGCAGGCAGTGAAAGAGCTGATCCGAGTCCCATTATCACTGCAAGGCATGCAAATCCCCACATGGGCAGCGGCATGCTGAAGCAGAATAGACAGGCTGCACAGATGCCCATGCCCAAAAATGTCAGCCCTGTTTTATCACGTATATCAGCCCATCTACTAGTTAAAGGCATGCCTAAAATGATGGCGATATTGGGAAGAGCGAAAAGAATTCCGGCAATAATCCCGCTAAGTCCGAAACGTTCATTGATGAGCCTTGGTAAAAAAGTAATGATTACGGATGCTCCAACCGTGCGCCCCATGACTGCTAAAAGCAGGGCTAGAAAGGTATGATTGCGCCATGGAGCTCTTGTTTTAGCTATTTTTATCTTTGCTGAATGAGCATGTGAAGACTTTTTAGCACGTAAGAAAAACAGAAAAGTAAGCCCCATCCCGATACTTGGTAATGCTAGAGATAATGGTCCGATACCTTTTTGAATATTGATAGCCAAGCCTCCGGCTAACGGCCCGATAATTAAAGCTGTATATAAGCAGGTGTTGTAGGCTCCAAATAATCGCCCACGTTTACTTTTAGGTACACATTCTCCTAGAAGGGACATAGTTACGGGTTTTACTACGCCTGAACAAAAACCTAATAAAATCTGAATAATACCGAGTATTTCTGAAGATTGAGAAAATGAGTAAAGAGTAGGAATGATGGTTCCTGCTCCTGTTGCAGCAAGAATAAGAGGGATAGGTCCGATAAAATCTGCACCGTAACCAGCGATAGGTGCAAGGATTAGGCGGGCAAGGAAGTAACCTGAGAAAGCCAGCCCGAGCCATGCAGGTGAAAGCCCTGACGACTGGGCGTTGACAGACATGGCAAACGTGAAAGCTCCAACTCCGAAAGTTGAAAAAAATGCTGCCCCGAGAACTCCTTGAGTGATTCGTTTATCAGCCTTGGAACATTCCAACAGGCTTTCACGCCAGAAAAGATCAAATTTTCGTTTCACGTCGAAATATCCTCGTAAAGGGGGTTCCGCATTTATTGGTATTTTGTCTTTGCAGCAATCTCATATCTCTAAAATGCTGTCTATGGTGAGGTGTAAAATTTATACGTGTCATTTTGACACGTTTTGGTGTATTGTGTGGGTCAAAATCTCCTTTTTTGCTTAACGTACTGAAATATTGGAGTAAGTTTTAATTTGTTGGTTTGCATTATGCTGTAATGGGATTTTAATCCATTTAATACAAACCAATTAGCCGCACATAAAATGTTTTTAAAAGACTTAACTGTATAATATTTAAGCTAAAAATTTTTGGTTCGTATCTTGCTGTTAAATATTGAAAACCTGCGTTGGGTGGGTTGTTGGCTGTAGAATCTTGGCTATGGACGCAATTTATATTTAAATAAGATAAGTTAACGGAGTGTAAAATCAAATTAAGTTTATTATATTAAAGTTTTTAAATCATTCTTCTCTTTTTAAAAAAGCTTTGAATAGATTCTGGATGAGTATAAAATATTCAGAGTAATTTATTACAAGAACTGTTGTATTCTTGTGATATAAGAGATTGGTTTACTATATATTGGACTGTCTTTCTTTAAACTATGTGTAGTCGAAAGATAGTGTTGCGGGTATGTTTTGCCTTAGAAAAAAATAATTAGGATGTATTTTTATTTATACTCCTGAAAAAAGAAAAGGGCTTACACTTCGTTTAGTGTAAGCCCTTTTCTTATCGATATATTTACGAAAATATTTCTGAAAAGTGGGGCTAAGCCTAATTGATCCGTGTACTGTAAGGGCGTAGACTGTCATCAACAAAAGAGCTAAAGACGATATGGAAAAATCTTTCTATTTGAGAATTTTAATCTCGTATAAGCAAAATTCATTTAGATATAAATAAAAGGAACCTTTTTATGAGTATTCAGAGTCTTAACCCGGCTACCGAAGAAGTTGTCGCCTCTTTTAATCCGTTATCTGAAGGTGATCTGCAGAACGTTCTTAACTCTACGGCGGAGTCTTGGACCGGGTGGAAATCGAAGAGTTTCAGTGAACGTGCCGGACTCTTGAAAAAAGCAGCAGAGCAGTTACGCGCTCAGAGTGAAGAACTTGCTGAAATTATGGCTATAGAAATGGGTAAACCAATTCGCATGGGTAAAGAAGAAGCTTTAAAATGTGCTGCGGTATGTGACTATTACGCTGATGAAGGCGAATCCATGCTTGCACCTATCCCTGTAGATGGCGTGGGGAGTAAGGCGTCAGTTACTTTTGAGCCGCTTGGTACAGTGCTGACCGTTATGCCGTGGAATTTTCCTTTCTGGCAGGTGTTCCGCATAGCTGCTCCTTCGCTTATGGCTGGTAATACAGTC
This sequence is a window from Desulfovibrio sp. UCD-KL4C. Protein-coding genes within it:
- a CDS encoding NADH:ubiquinone reductase (Na(+)-transporting) subunit B; the encoded protein is MGTLLNKIQDAVTGDGKYKKYYPIYEMIDTFLLSPSETSSGAPHVRDAIDLKRVMITVVFALIPCFYMAMWNTGYQANTALSALGLEAGTGWQWGVMKLLGLSANPENFGANIILGALYFFPIYIVCNIVGGFWETLFAVVRKHEINEGFLVTGSLIPLILPPQIPLWQVALATSFGVVIGKEIFGGTGKNILNPALLARAFLFFAYPAHISGNAAWVAVDGYSGATPLALASGGGITAVMAKYSWWDCFMGTIPGSIGETSTLACLIGAVVLIITGIASWRIMLSIIAGASIVAIVFNTIGSATNPMMTISPLWHLVMGGLAFGMVYMATDPVSSSMTPKGQYYYGALIGIMIILIRTVNPAYPEGVMLAILFGNVFAPIIDHFVMRGNIKRRKVRSV
- a CDS encoding Na(+)-translocating NADH-quinone reductase subunit A, with the protein product MIKLKKGLDIPISGEPELELFEESPPKTVAVLGGDYVGMKPSMSVAVGDTVKLGQAIFKDKKIEGVVFTAPGAGKVIAINRGDRRVLQSVVIELDETAGEVDFPKYSSEKLLSLDRQKIVDNLVTSGMWTSLRTRPFSKTPEIDSIPHSIFVTAMDTNPLAADPTPIIWQESEAWQDGLRILTRLTEGDINVCASDGKALPLLQEVKTQLFSGPHPAGLAGTHIHFIDPVGPEKTVWHLGYQDVIAIGKLFTTGRIATERFIALGGPMVKRPCILKTRMGACLDEVLDGKILKGDVRIVSGSVLSGFKAEGPLGYLGRFHNQISAIAEGGKRELLGWMGLGLNKFSEKSVYLSAFCKKGKKFALNTLLGGSHRAIFPTGAFDEVMPMDILPTYLVRAMAVMDTDEAQALGCLELDEEDLALLSFVDCGKNDFGFMLREVLTLIEKEG
- a CDS encoding MFS transporter, yielding MKRKFDLFWRESLLECSKADKRITQGVLGAAFFSTFGVGAFTFAMSVNAQSSGLSPAWLGLAFSGYFLARLILAPIAGYGADFIGPIPLILAATGAGTIIPTLYSFSQSSEILGIIQILLGFCSGVVKPVTMSLLGECVPKSKRGRLFGAYNTCLYTALIIGPLAGGLAINIQKGIGPLSLALPSIGMGLTFLFFLRAKKSSHAHSAKIKIAKTRAPWRNHTFLALLLAVMGRTVGASVIITFLPRLINERFGLSGIIAGILFALPNIAIILGMPLTSRWADIRDKTGLTFLGMGICAACLFCFSMPLPMWGFACLAVIMGLGSALSLPASMSLAADMGAAKGAVMGIFLGTANLGFVLGPSLAGFAAENGSIADAFELSALFSGLCLLPTFILMSKRLYT